The Cucumis melo cultivar AY chromosome 6, USDA_Cmelo_AY_1.0, whole genome shotgun sequence genome includes a region encoding these proteins:
- the LOC103491045 gene encoding photosystem I reaction center subunit V, chloroplastic yields MAAASSSAVFVAPTFSATATRQQPSPTTISFQGLRALPSVKSSRSIVATKTRRSMTVKAELNPSLVISLSTGLSLFLGRFVFFNFQRENVSKQVPEQNGLTHFEAGDVRAKEYVSLLKSNDPVGFNIVDVLAWGSIGHIVAYYILATSSNGYDPKFF; encoded by the coding sequence ATGGCCGCCGCCTCCTCCTCCGCCGTCTTCGTCGCCCCAACCTTCTCGGCTACCGCCACGAGGCAGCAGCCCAGCCCCACCACCATATCGTTCCAAGGCCTCCGTGCGCTCCCCAGCGTGAAATCGAGCCGGTCGATTGTTGCGACAAAGACCCGGAGATCGATGACGGTGAAGGCGGAACTGAATCCATCTCTAGTGATAAGCCTAAGCACAGGGCTGTCCTTGTTCTTAGGGAGGTTTGTGTTCTTCAATTTCCAAAGGGAGAATGTGAGCAAGCAAGTGCCAGAGCAAAATGGGTTAACCCATTTTGAGGCTGGTGATGTTAGGGCTAAAGAATATGTTAGCCTCTTGAAATCTAATGATCCTGTTGGGTTTAATATTGTCGATGTTCTTGCTTGGGGTTCAATTGGTCATATTGTTGCTTATTATATCTTGGCTACTTCTAGCAATGGATATGATCCTAAGTTCTTCtag